A window from Chrysemys picta bellii isolate R12L10 chromosome 2, ASM1138683v2, whole genome shotgun sequence encodes these proteins:
- the LOC135981612 gene encoding uncharacterized protein LOC135981612, whose amino-acid sequence MQSSPAVMAMQSVNRKRAPAWTDREVLDLIAVWGDESVLSELRSKRRNAKIYEKISKDMAERGYSRDATQCRVKIKELRQGYQKTKEANGRSGSHPQTSRFYEALHSILGAAATTTPPVTVDSEDGILSTAGSSDMLGDGEDEEGDEEGEAVGSSHNADFPDSQDLFITLTEIPYEASPAITPDTESGEGSATPSATVSQPSLESHSQRLARIRRRKKRTREDMFSELMASSQAQAAQQTQWRENLTRMHQANMDREERWRQEDQQATQTLLGLLREQTDTLRRLVDVLQERRQEDRAPLQSISNRPPPPPSPIPTSPKVQRRRGGRVPANSHSTPAESSSSRRLSFPKI is encoded by the exons atgcagagctctccagcagtgatggccatgcagtctgtgaatagaaagagagccccagcatggactgatcgtgaagtcttggatctcatcgctgtgtggggcgatgagtccgtgctttccgagctgcgatccaaaagaaggaatgcaaagatctacgagaagatctctaaagacatggcagagagaggatacagccgggatgcaacgcagtgccgcgtgaaaatcaaggagctgagacaaggctaccagaagaccaaagaggcaaacggacgctccggatcccatccccagacatcccgtttctacgaggcactgcattccatcctcggtgctgccgccaccactaccccaccagtgaccgtggactctgaggatgggatactgtccacggccggttcctcagacatgttaggggacggggaagatgaggaaggagatgaggagggcgaggcagttggcagctctcacaacgctgatttccccgacagccaggatctcttcatcacccttacagagatcccctacgaagcgtccccagccattaccccggacacagaatctggtgaaggatcagcca ccccgtctgcgactgtctcacaacctagcctggaatcacactcccagaggctagcgcggattaggcgtaggaagaagaggacacgggaggacatgttctctgagcttatggcctcttcccaagcccaggcagcacagcagacccagtggcgggagaacttgacccgaatgcaccaagccaacatggatcgggaggagaggtggcggcaggaagaccagcaggcgactcaaacgctgcttggactactgagggagcaaacggacacgctccggcgccttgtggatgttctgcaggaacggaggcaggaggacagagccccgctgcagtccatctctaaccgccctcccccgccaccaagtcccatacccacctcacccaaagtgcaaagaaggagaggcggcagagtccctgctaactctcactccacccctgcagagagctctagtagcagaaggctctcatttcccaaaatttga